The following DNA comes from Flavobacteriales bacterium.
AGAACATCAATCTACTTGGAAAACGCAACCTGAAATCTTTCATGGTGATGGTTTTCAAGATTGTATTGTCTTAAAATTTGGTACTCCTAGAACCGCTATATATGCACACATGGATTCTATTGGTTTTACAGTTAAATATGGAAAGGAACTGGTAAAAATCGGTGGTCCTGTTTTGGAAGAGGGTACTGTTCTTATTGGTGAAGATCGCCATGGTAAGATTGAAGCAGAATTGGTTGTTATAGAGGATGAAAATGGTAAAAAACATCCTGAATATGTTTTTGATCGAGAAATTGAGCGTGGAACCGAATTGGTTTATAAGCCGAATTGGAGAGAAGATGATGATTTTGTTCAATGTTGCTATATGGACAACCGTTTAGGGGTATGGAATGCTTTACAAGTTGCTCAAACACTTGAACATGGTGTGATTGCTTTCTCATGCTGGGAAGAACATGGAGGAGGAAGTGTTGGTTATTTGGCTAAATTCATTTATGAGCAATGGGGAGTTACCCAAAATTTAATTTCTGACATTACTTGGGTTACTGATGGAGTAAAACATGGAGAGGGTGTTGCCATTTCAATGCGTGACTCTGGGATTCCAAGAAGAAGTTATTTGAATAAAATTATCGCTCTGGCTGAAGAAAGCGGTATTCCTTTCCAATTAGAAGTGGAAGGTGCTGGTGGTTCTGATGGTAATCAACTACAGCATTCTCCTTTTCCTATGGACTGGTTGTTTATTGGAGCTCCAGAAGACCATGTTCATTCAGCTAACGAAAAAGTCCATAAAAAAGACATTGAGGCTATGGTTCAACTCTATCAATATTTGATGCAAAAATTATAATTTAACTTTTTTTCCTAAAAATGTCTCTAATGTAATTTTTTTTATTAAATTTGCATCCACATTTAGGTCTGGTAGTTCAGTTGGTTAGAATACCTGCCTGTCACGCAGGGGGTCGCGGGTTCGAGTCCCGTCCAGACCGCATAACGAAAGCACTAGTAAATACTAGTGCTTTCGGCGTTTTTAAAAAATCGTATTAATAAGGGGGATATAACGAATAATACATAAAAAGGCAAAAGGCGAAAAAGCCAAAACCCCACGTATATAAAAGGTTTTAGCCATTTTACCTCAAACATCCAACTTTTTTCGAATTGTCCCAAAATAGGGAAATAATGTCTAAATACTGTCTGACTGTATAAATAGTGTTTAAAAACCATTTAAAGGCTATTTTACGAAATGCCTACAACCTTTAATATATAAAGGGGTATAAGCAAAACAACAGAATATTTATACACCAACTAAGCGCCTTGTTTTTAGGCGCTTTTTTTATGTCTTAAATTATTGACTTTTTGTTTTGGTTGTTCAGTTGGTTGTTCAGTTGGTTGTTCAAAAAATGTAAAAAATACATAGTTGAAAATATATTTACTACTCAAAAAACGTATTAAAAATACCATTTTTTAAATTTAAAACAGGGGTTATTCCCATATAACAAAACCATAAACCTAATAAAACATGGGGATTTAGGAGTTTCAACTCCTTTTCATGTGTGTATAGGTGTTACATTGAGTTTATTCTTATAGAAGCTTTTACTAATGCTAAAGCCCTTACATCATCAATATGTACATCCTGAGGTTGATGGTGTGAATTTTGAGATACTAATTTTATATATTCCTTTCCTTCATCTGATTTTTGAACGTATTTAACAGTAACATATTCTTCACCTCCCATATCAACTGAAATTAAATACATTTCTCCCCAAAAAATATAATTTCTTTTATCATGTACCTTTTGATAAGCGACTATATCACCACTTTTCAATAATGGATACATACTGTCTCCAGTTACAAATAAAGCGCCATCACACCTTGGAACATGAGGAATGCTAATATACTCTTCTGTTTCTATTTGACTATGATTATCAAACAAAGGGATTAATCCTGCTGTTGCTTCTATATTATATAAGGGTATTCTTTGTTGACTAATATTGCTGTCCGTTTTCAAGTTAAAAGCACTTACAGGCTGTGCTGAATCTTCTTTAACCATTTCACCTTCCCCTGTGATTAGCCATTGTAAATTTATTTCGGGGTAGTTTGTTATTATCTCTTTAATTGCATTAGAGTTTAGAGGTGTTTCTTTTGCTTTACCCCTAAAATTAGCAGAAGTCATGCCTATAGTCCTAAAAAAACTTTCTTTACTAACTTCTTTATTATCAATTATTTGTATTACTCTGTCTTTAATAGTAGTAAAATTATTTACCATTTTATTTGGAATTTAGAAAATATATTTACGATATTTGTAGTGTGCAATTTACAAATGTAAAGATATGAAAATAATTAGGAACGAAATAAAAGTCCCGTCAGGGTATTTATTAGAACTAGTAGAAGAGTTTAAAACATCTCGACAAACAGTTTACAACGCATTAAGAGACATTACTAAATCGCCCTTAGCTAAAGACATCAGAAAAAAAGCTAAAGAAATGTTACAAAAAGACATTAACGATATAGAGATATAAAAGATGTTTGAATATTACAATAACATATTATGTGTCCAAGGTGGATGGTTATATGACAATAACAACGTTATGTCAATGAATAACTATAGGAATTTAATAAGAAGAAAATGGCTTCAAGTCATTCGCCGTGGAGGCAATGGTCGTACAGCTTTAGTTTCTTACGATTCAATACCTGAACGCTTTAAAAAAGTTATTGTTGACAAATTTGGAGACCCAAGAGAAACAACTAAACAAAGTCGAATAAAAGATAAGTTAGTTACAGATTTAAAAGCAGCTGAGTATTTTAATAACTACACTTTGGACAACGGCTCTGCCCTACCTGAAAAAGCAAAAAAAGAATATTTAGCAAATGCTTGTGTTTTAAATGCCTTACACAAAGTAATTAACGAAACAAAATCAGTTAGAGGGAAAGTAAAAAATGCCTGGATAGAATCTTCAGATGCTATTCAAAAACTACCAAAGCACACTTACCCACATACTTTGCCTAAAAATGTTCAAAGTTTAAAGCGTAAGCACAAAAAGTATATTGCTGAGGGTTACGAATCATTAATTCATAAAGGGTTCTGTAACGACAATTCAGAGAAGATAACAGAAGATGCAAAAGTTTGGGTAATATCTCGTTGGGCTGACCGTGTGGCAGTTTGTGCCAATATGGAACAGCTCCTTTTTGAATACAATCAGTTAGCTATACAAAAAGGTTGGAAAACACTAAAAGAAGAGAAAACACTTTACAATTACCTAAATAAAGAAGGAGTAAAACACTTGTGGTATGGTCACAGACATGGCGATGCAGTTAGTAAAGAAAAATTTGTTTATCAGCATTCAACCATATTACCAACAATGCGCGATTCTTTATGGTATTCAGATGGAACAAAGCTTAACTATTTCTATTTAGACAAAGATGGTAAAGTGGCAACCTGCCAAGTTTATGAAATAATGGATGCTTATAGTGAGGTATTGCTAGGGTACCACATTAGCAAAAGTGAAGATTATGTTACCCAATATCATGCTTATAAAATGGCTGTTCAAATTTCAGGACACAGACCTTATCAATTAGGTTTTGATGGTCAAGGAGGACACAAGAAATTGAAGTCAGGTAATTTCTTAACCAAGCTTTCACGATTAGCAATAAGAACTCAACCATATAATGGTAAATCGAAAACAATTGAAAACGCCTTTTTTAGATTTCAATCTCAGTTTTTAAAACGTGATTGGTTTTTTACTGGACAAAATATAACTGCTAAAAGACAAGAAAGTAAAATGAACAGAGAGTTCATAAATGCTAACAAAGCTAATCTACCAACTTTTGAAGAGGTTGTCGAAATATATAAAAAGAGAAGACAAGAATGGAACGAAGCATTACATCCTAAAACAAGAGTTCCGCGATTAGAAATGTATAACCAAAGTACAAACCCTAATACATCAGCAATAAACCTTTGGGATATGGTAGATTTATTTTGGGTTGAACGTGAAAAACCTGTTATCTGCACAGCTTACGGAATCAGTTTTACTGAGAAAAAGCAAAAGCATACTTATGTGGTTTACCGTGAAGATAGTTTACCTGATGTTGAATGGCTTAGAAATAATGTAGATAAGAAGTTTCATATCAAATATGACCCTGAGGATATGTCTATGGTTTATCTCTATGAAAACACACCGCTAGGATTAAGGTTTGTAAGTGAAGCGAGAATAAAAGTTGAAATCCACAGAGGCAAGCAAGAACAGGAATCTTGGGAAGCTGAATACTATAAAAAAGTTGAAGAACTGAAAAAACAATCTCGATTAGCTGCTGATGAAAAAATGGATAGCCTACTTGAATCGGAAGGACGTGCAGCTCATCAATATGGATTAAATAGTCCATCCCTATTAGGATTAAAAAACAAACGAGAAAAAGTTGCCAATAACATTGGAAAAATCCAAAAAGAAGAAAGCAACTATATCTATATCGAAGAAGAAGACAAAACAGATAATTCATTTAATCATTTTGACAAATATTAACCTATGGAACACGTACAAAAACAAAGAGTTAGAGAGGATTTAAAAAACTTTATTAATCAATCAGGTTCGCAGAATAAAGCTGCCAACAGATTGAAAGGAGTAAGTGCAGCAACGTTATCACAAATAGTAAATGATAATTGGGAGTTAATTAATGATTCCATGTGGAATAAAATAGCTGCTCAAATTCAAAGCCAAAAGAAACCATGGCAATTTGCTATGACTAAAGATGCCCAAACATTGTTTCATGTTTTTGATGATGCTAAACAACATAATCTAGTTATATCAATTGTTGGTTCAGAAGGTACAGGAAAATCAGAAAGCGCCAAAAGATTTACTCAAGACAATAAAGATGTCTATTTGTTGAACTGTAACGAGTACTGGGATAGAAGATGGTTTTTAAAAGAGTTATTAAAAGCTATGGGAAAAGACCCTGCTGGTATGGTGATGGCAGAAATGATGGAAGTAGCTGTCCTTACTTTAGAGGGAAAAGATTGTCCACAAATCATATTAGATGAAGCGGATAAATTAAGGGATCAGGTATTTTATTTCTTCATTACATTATACAATAGACTTCAAGATAAATGCTCTATTGTGCTAATGGCAACTCAATACCTTCAAAAGAGAATTAAGCGAGGACTGTCATTAAATAAAAAAGGGTATCGTGAGATTTATTCGAGACTAGGAAAACGTTTTATTGAATTAGATGGGGTCAATTTTACTGATGTTGTGATGATCTGTCAAGCTAATCAAGTGGAAAATAAAACCATAATAAAGCAGATTTATGATGATTGTGATAACGATATAAGGAGAGTAAAAAGAAAGATTCACGCATATAAAAGGTCATTACAAATGAATTAATTATGAGTGAATTAAAGTATAAATATCATCCTGTAATTCCTGATTTAAAAATCTCTGAAGATGGAACCTCCATTATATGGAAAGATGCCCCTGTTTTAATCAGAAACTACACAAAAAACGGAAAGGTCTATCCAAGGGTAAATATTATCGGACGAACATTTATGGTTTCACGATTAGTTTGCTACACTTTCAATGGTCCACCTCCTGAAAATGAAAGCATAGTAAAACACATTCACGGAGATAGCAACCACTATAAAAACTTAATGTGGGAATTATCAGGAAGTAATAATCCGCTTATTCAGCGGAAGATGTCAGAAAAAGATAAAATCGAAGCCGCAAGGCTATTAAAAAAAGGAAAAACAAAGAAAGCTGTAGCAGAACAATTCAAAGTCAGCATTAGCACAATTAAAAGATTAAAAAGAGTTTATACATGAAAAGAGCCGTAAGCATATCAGAATTATACACAACCAATTTTAAGGTGTTGGATTTCCAAGGTGATTGGGATGCTTGCATTGGCAAACCTGAATTAGCAGGAAGCTGGTTAATTTGGGGAAAGTCAGGAAACGGTAAAACACGTTTCACACTTCAATTATGCAAATACCTTACTCAGTTTGGTAAAGTAGCTTACAACTCTTTAGAAGAAGGTGCTAGTTTATCTATGAGAAAAGCATTTGTTGAAACAGGGATGGAAGAAGTAAAGCGCCGAATTGTTTTACTAGACCAAGAACCAATCAGCGATTTAATAGAGCGATTGAAAAAACGAAAAAGCCCTGATATCATTGCTATTGATAGTGTTCAATATACAGGTATGAATTACGATACCTACAGAGAATTAAGAAAAACATTTCCTAAAAAGTTATTTATCCTGATTTCTCATGCTGATGGAAAAGAGCCTTCAGGTAGAGTTGCAAAGTCTATCCGATTCGATGCCTTTGTTAAAATATGGGTAGAGGGATATAAAGCTTTTCCAACAAGCAGATATGGTGGAGGTCAACCATATACTGTCTGGCAACAAGGAGCGGATAAATACTGGAGTGAAAAAAAATAACAAAACTATGCCTGCAATATTAATCGGAGAATATTATAAACACAATGATGCAATTTTTAAAGCTGTTGTGTCTCACAATGGAAAGAAAAAATTAAAAGAAGTTTTAGCCTTTAATTCTGTTTCTAACAAATGGGGGAAAGGATCAGGGTTAGCTATCTCAACAAACTTTTTTAAAAGAGAGCTTGAAAACATGATTCACCTGTCAGAAAACGAATTTAAACAACATAAAAACAATGAGTTATAAGAATTACCAACCAAACAAAATAATTTACAATCTAACCTGTCCTTATGAAACCAAAGAAATTAACAAGAGCCAAGAAAAGACAAGCAATATACGCACACAATCAACAGTCTATCCTACAAAGAAAGGTACTTACAGAAAACCAATACAATGACCTTTTTTTGGATTCAGGACGAAAGTTTTTAGAAACATTATATCCTGAAGATGACCAAAAATATCAAAAGCTATTCAATCACTTTTATGGGTGTAGAAACTTTTGGAAATGGTGGTTAAAAAAATGGAAGGACTGGGAAAATCAATTGCTAATTGATGTCGAAAGTTGTGAGGTACCACTCAATGATGAAGTTTATAAAGAATCAATGCTTCCTATCATTTATGATTATCGAACTGAAACAAACTTTTTGGATTATATAAAACTTTTACACTATGCCTTATGACAAAAAGAAATCATCCTACAGACAAGAACTGGAGTACCGAAAAAAGGAGTTGATAAAACAAATAAAGCAATTAGAAAAAGAAGTTTTAAACCCTCCAAATAAAATAACAGATGAGTGGATGAAAGAATATGAACAATTAAACCTTTTAAAAGTCAATTTAATGACAGTTAAAAACCATTTAACTCACCTTAGTATTAATCATTCAGGACTAATCGAAGTAACATTTAACAACAGCCTATTTAAAAATAACAGACAATGAAATTAGTAGCCAAAACACAAAAAACAAGTGATAAACTTTGGTCCGATGAAAGTGGAATGCAAATCCCATCATCAAGAACCACAAAATTAGAACGCTTAATGGAGCGTAAATCAGGCAAGCTTTTAAAAGATGCTTTGAAGGTGAACGCTCAACTAACCACATTTAAAGATCAAGTGCAAGAAGTATGTAGAGAGGTTTACGATTTGTTTATGGAAGAGCATAACAATAAGAAAGATAGAAAAGGGAACTTTACCTGGTACAACTTCGACCGCTCTATCAAA
Coding sequences within:
- a CDS encoding aminopeptidase; the protein is MQLLQNLCNIHAPAGNEVALKNFILQYIAEHQSTWKTQPEIFHGDGFQDCIVLKFGTPRTAIYAHMDSIGFTVKYGKELVKIGGPVLEEGTVLIGEDRHGKIEAELVVIEDENGKKHPEYVFDREIERGTELVYKPNWREDDDFVQCCYMDNRLGVWNALQVAQTLEHGVIAFSCWEEHGGGSVGYLAKFIYEQWGVTQNLISDITWVTDGVKHGEGVAISMRDSGIPRRSYLNKIIALAEESGIPFQLEVEGAGGSDGNQLQHSPFPMDWLFIGAPEDHVHSANEKVHKKDIEAMVQLYQYLMQKL
- a CDS encoding helix-turn-helix domain-containing protein, with translation MSELKYKYHPVIPDLKISEDGTSIIWKDAPVLIRNYTKNGKVYPRVNIIGRTFMVSRLVCYTFNGPPPENESIVKHIHGDSNHYKNLMWELSGSNNPLIQRKMSEKDKIEAARLLKKGKTKKAVAEQFKVSISTIKRLKRVYT
- a CDS encoding Mu transposase C-terminal domain-containing protein; the protein is MNNYRNLIRRKWLQVIRRGGNGRTALVSYDSIPERFKKVIVDKFGDPRETTKQSRIKDKLVTDLKAAEYFNNYTLDNGSALPEKAKKEYLANACVLNALHKVINETKSVRGKVKNAWIESSDAIQKLPKHTYPHTLPKNVQSLKRKHKKYIAEGYESLIHKGFCNDNSEKITEDAKVWVISRWADRVAVCANMEQLLFEYNQLAIQKGWKTLKEEKTLYNYLNKEGVKHLWYGHRHGDAVSKEKFVYQHSTILPTMRDSLWYSDGTKLNYFYLDKDGKVATCQVYEIMDAYSEVLLGYHISKSEDYVTQYHAYKMAVQISGHRPYQLGFDGQGGHKKLKSGNFLTKLSRLAIRTQPYNGKSKTIENAFFRFQSQFLKRDWFFTGQNITAKRQESKMNREFINANKANLPTFEEVVEIYKKRRQEWNEALHPKTRVPRLEMYNQSTNPNTSAINLWDMVDLFWVEREKPVICTAYGISFTEKKQKHTYVVYREDSLPDVEWLRNNVDKKFHIKYDPEDMSMVYLYENTPLGLRFVSEARIKVEIHRGKQEQESWEAEYYKKVEELKKQSRLAADEKMDSLLESEGRAAHQYGLNSPSLLGLKNKREKVANNIGKIQKEESNYIYIEEEDKTDNSFNHFDKY
- a CDS encoding ATP-binding protein, which encodes MEHVQKQRVREDLKNFINQSGSQNKAANRLKGVSAATLSQIVNDNWELINDSMWNKIAAQIQSQKKPWQFAMTKDAQTLFHVFDDAKQHNLVISIVGSEGTGKSESAKRFTQDNKDVYLLNCNEYWDRRWFLKELLKAMGKDPAGMVMAEMMEVAVLTLEGKDCPQIILDEADKLRDQVFYFFITLYNRLQDKCSIVLMATQYLQKRIKRGLSLNKKGYREIYSRLGKRFIELDGVNFTDVVMICQANQVENKTIIKQIYDDCDNDIRRVKRKIHAYKRSLQMN
- a CDS encoding S24 family peptidase, producing the protein MVNNFTTIKDRVIQIIDNKEVSKESFFRTIGMTSANFRGKAKETPLNSNAIKEIITNYPEINLQWLITGEGEMVKEDSAQPVSAFNLKTDSNISQQRIPLYNIEATAGLIPLFDNHSQIETEEYISIPHVPRCDGALFVTGDSMYPLLKSGDIVAYQKVHDKRNYIFWGEMYLISVDMGGEEYVTVKYVQKSDEGKEYIKLVSQNSHHQPQDVHIDDVRALALVKASIRINSM